From a region of the Acidobacteriota bacterium genome:
- the rimP gene encoding ribosome maturation factor RimP: MAARTEELARGVAEEHGVRIEHVEFVAGARPSLLRIYIDKPGGVSLDDCQKVSKHVAVLLEVEDFIDRKYVLEVSSPGIERPLFKADDYRRFVGREIRLRATEKIDGRRNFKGVIEDFQNGVVTMDCEGNRYQIPYEKIKKANLVYEFD; this comes from the coding sequence GTGGCAGCCCGAACAGAGGAACTGGCTCGCGGAGTCGCCGAAGAACACGGCGTCCGCATCGAGCACGTGGAATTCGTAGCCGGCGCGCGCCCCTCTCTGTTGCGCATCTACATCGATAAGCCCGGAGGAGTCAGCTTGGATGATTGTCAGAAGGTCAGCAAGCACGTCGCCGTGCTGCTGGAGGTCGAGGATTTCATCGACCGAAAATATGTTCTGGAAGTCTCCTCACCCGGAATCGAGCGGCCGCTTTTCAAGGCGGACGATTACCGCCGTTTCGTGGGCCGGGAAATCCGCCTGCGGGCGACGGAGAAAATCGACGGGAGAAGGAACTTCAAGGGGGTCATTGAGGACTTCCAAAATGGGGTCGTGACGATGGACTGCGAAGGAAACCGTTATCAGATCCCATACGAGAAGATTAAGAAAGCGAATCTGGTTTACGAATTCGACTAA